A genomic segment from Cricetulus griseus strain 17A/GY chromosome 8, alternate assembly CriGri-PICRH-1.0, whole genome shotgun sequence encodes:
- the Prmt8 gene encoding protein arginine N-methyltransferase 8, whose product MGMKHSSRCLLLRRKMAENAVESTEVSSAPPQPPQPVVPAKPVQCVHHVSTQPSCPGRGKMSKLLNPEEMTSRDYYFDSYAHFGIHEEMLKDEVRTLTYRNSMYHNKHVFKDKVVLDVGSGTGILSMFAAKAGAKKVFGIECSSISDYSEKIIKANHLDNVITIFKGKVEEVELPVDKVDIIISEWMGYCLFYESMLNTVIFARDKWLKPGGLMFPDRAALYVVAIEDRQYKDFKIHWWENVYGFDMTCIRDVAMKEPLVDIVDPKQVVTNACLIKEVDIYTVKTEELSFTSAFCLQIQRNDYVHALVTYFNIEFTKCHKKMGFSTAPDAPYTHWKQTVFYLEDYLTVRRGEEIYGTISMKPNAKNVRDLDFTVDLDFKGQLCETSVSNDYKMR is encoded by the exons gTGAGCAGTGCCCCCCCTCAGCCTCCTCAGCCTGTCGTCCCAGCCAAGCCTGTGCAATGCGTCCACCATGTGTCCACACAGCCCAGCTGCCCAGGACGGGGCAAGATGTCCAAGCTGCTGAATCCTGAAGAGATGACATCAAGGGATTACTATTTTGACTCGTATGCTCACTTTGGGATTCACGAG GAAATGCTGAAGGATGAGGTGAGGACACTCACGTACCGGAACTCCATGTACCATAATAAGCATGTGTTCAAAGACAAAGTGGTACTGGATGTTGGGAGTGGCACAGGGATCCTCTCCATGTTTgctgccaaagcaggggccaAGAAGGTGTTTGGG ATCGAATGTTCCAGTATTTCTGACTACTCGGAGAAGATCATTAAGGCTAACCACCTGGACAATG TCATTACCATATTTAAGGGCAAAGTGGAGGAGGTGGAGCTGCCTGTGGACAAGGTAGACATCATTATCAGTGAGTGGATGGGCTACTGTCTGTTCTACGAGTCCATGCTCAACACCGTGATCTTCGCCAGGGACAAGTGGTTG AAACCTGGAGGGCTTATGTTTCCAGACCGGGCAGCTTTATACGTGGTAGCAATTGAAGACAGACAGTACAAGGACTTCAAAATCCACT GGTGGGAGAACGTCTATGGCTTTGACATGACCTGTATCCGAGATGTTGCCATGAAGGAGCCCCTGGTGGACATCGTGGACCCAAAGCAAGTGGTGACCAATGCCTGTTTAATAAAG GAAGTGGACATTTACACTGTGAAGACGGAAGAGCTGAGCTTCACATCTGCCTTCTGCCTGCAGATACAGCGCAACGACTACGTCCATGCCCTCGTCACCTATTTTAATATCGAATTTACCAAGTGCCACAAGAAAATGGGCTTTTCTACAG CCCCCGATGCCCCCTACACCCATTGGAAGCAGACCGTCTTCTACTTGGAAGACTACCTCACTGTCCGGAGGGGGGAGGAAATCTACGGGACCATATCCATGAAGCCAAATGCCAAAAACGTG AGAGACCTCGATTTCACAGTAGACTTGGATTTTAAGGGACAGCTGTGTGAAACATCTGTATCTAATGACTACAAGATGCGTTAG